One Chlorobaculum limnaeum genomic window carries:
- a CDS encoding HigA family addiction module antitoxin — MLPRTKMKPVHPGEILSEEFLAPMQLSNTAVAKGLNLPETEIEEILQGKRGIDANTAWRLARFFSNSAQFWFGMQMQYDLEKAYEVNGEAIKREVSVFQMQE; from the coding sequence ATGCTTCCGAGAACAAAAATGAAACCGGTTCATCCGGGAGAGATTCTCTCCGAAGAGTTCCTCGCCCCCATGCAACTGAGCAACACGGCTGTCGCAAAGGGACTGAATCTGCCGGAAACGGAGATCGAAGAGATTCTGCAAGGCAAACGCGGCATCGATGCGAATACCGCCTGGCGACTCGCCCGTTTTTTCAGCAACTCGGCGCAGTTCTGGTTTGGAATGCAGATGCAGTACGACCTCGAAAAGGCCTACGAAGTCAATGGCGAGGCGATCAAACGTGAAGTCTCCGTTTTTCAGATGCAAGAGTGA
- a CDS encoding C-GCAxxG-C-C family (seleno)protein has product MFAAFRRAEVLDEASALRMATVFGGGVAGAGGGLCGAVSGALLALSMRYGMGGIEELANKTKSYELGRQFMAEFEKRMGSCRCESILGLCIGEPENLQKARELKLFETVCVDAVGTAADILEEMLNAEVS; this is encoded by the coding sequence GTGTTTGCGGCTTTTCGGCGGGCGGAGGTGCTCGACGAAGCGAGTGCGTTGCGGATGGCGACGGTGTTTGGCGGCGGCGTGGCCGGGGCGGGCGGCGGGTTGTGCGGCGCGGTTTCCGGGGCGCTTCTGGCGTTGTCGATGCGCTACGGCATGGGCGGCATCGAGGAGCTGGCGAACAAAACGAAAAGCTACGAGCTTGGGCGGCAGTTCATGGCGGAGTTCGAGAAGCGCATGGGTTCATGCCGTTGCGAATCGATTCTCGGCCTCTGCATCGGCGAGCCGGAAAATCTGCAAAAAGCCCGCGAGCTGAAGCTGTTTGAAACGGTGTGCGTCGATGCGGTCGGCACGGCGGCGGATATTCTGGAGGAGATGCTCAACGCTGAGGTTTCGTGA
- a CDS encoding tetratricopeptide repeat protein, producing the protein MTALPERAAETALEDLTDRAILISGLESQTYYLPPLAAQFIKARRPEAVSKTGIALVNGAYALAMKYGGQSKDYEKFPILEAEWEFISAALPRLLEGDNDRLQAVCEQIFYLLYFSGRLDELLWLYQQSEVRALAANNQERAGWCAYRAGGAYLLRKQYDKVLLCANRVAEYWQESSLRCKAIAISLRGQAHELSKNYPEAIVAYRESLEIVRSISPESDDVAVALNDLAGVETTIKDYNAAERDYYEAIRIAKNVDFLEGASAFTNNLAAVKIDRKQWIDAESLACEALVLAEKIGGFAMIAKNCHCIAIALLKQNRNLEEAANHARRAIEIYTYLRVLDDLQNAQQTLAEIEKAMSGE; encoded by the coding sequence ATGACCGCCTTACCCGAACGTGCCGCCGAGACCGCGCTTGAAGACCTGACCGACCGAGCGATTCTGATCTCCGGTCTCGAATCTCAGACATATTATCTCCCACCTCTTGCCGCGCAATTCATCAAAGCCCGCCGTCCGGAAGCTGTGAGCAAGACAGGAATAGCTTTGGTAAACGGAGCCTACGCACTTGCAATGAAATATGGTGGTCAAAGCAAAGACTATGAAAAATTTCCGATACTAGAAGCTGAATGGGAGTTTATATCTGCTGCCTTACCTCGTCTGTTGGAGGGTGATAATGATCGTTTACAGGCGGTATGCGAACAAATTTTCTATTTACTCTATTTTTCAGGCCGTTTGGACGAGCTGTTATGGCTTTATCAACAATCTGAAGTACGGGCATTAGCTGCTAACAACCAAGAGCGTGCAGGATGGTGCGCATATAGGGCTGGTGGTGCATACCTTCTTCGAAAACAGTATGATAAAGTACTTCTTTGCGCCAATCGCGTTGCTGAATACTGGCAGGAAAGTTCTCTGCGCTGCAAAGCAATTGCTATCAGCTTACGTGGACAGGCTCACGAATTGAGTAAAAATTATCCTGAAGCTATAGTAGCCTATCGCGAATCACTGGAAATTGTTCGTTCTATTTCCCCCGAAAGCGATGATGTTGCCGTTGCGTTAAACGATTTGGCAGGAGTAGAAACAACAATCAAAGATTACAACGCCGCCGAGCGAGACTATTATGAAGCTATACGGATTGCCAAGAACGTTGATTTTCTCGAAGGTGCCTCTGCTTTTACAAACAACTTGGCAGCCGTCAAGATTGATCGAAAACAATGGATAGATGCAGAATCCCTTGCGTGCGAGGCGCTCGTGCTTGCAGAAAAAATCGGGGGATTCGCAATGATTGCAAAAAATTGCCACTGTATAGCTATAGCCTTGCTCAAGCAAAATCGCAATCTTGAAGAAGCCGCAAATCATGCCCGCCGTGCTATCGAGATATACACATACCTGCGTGTACTTGATGATTTGCAAAATGCCCAGCAAACCCTCGCGGAGATCGAAAAGGCAATGAGCGGCGAGTGA
- a CDS encoding DUF4062 domain-containing protein has translation MKVFISSTYDDLKEYRKAAHDALEQLGLHVIWMEAFGARPVESTEACLDEIDECELFVGIYAHRYSYIPKGSKVSITEQEFLHAETNGKPIFGFIVDENHSWPPKFIEHKKKAKLDGLLAKVKQQPVEFFTTPDNLANSVASSVGRYFSEHKPADFDYQQPKPTGNSLPREGFFVGREAERKIIAEALSPESRTWGALIDGPGGIGKTTLAIKAAHEAPEGLFERKIFISAKVRELTSDGEKPLTDFTRPTWIAMLDELGRELGEENLERLAPDERPNVLRLALAGKRALIVFDNLETLPEEERIRLFQFLSRLPDGNKAIVTSRRRTDVDARIVRLDRLSRDEAMELIAELVKKISAPRTRLGERARRPVQHDARQPAAHPMDCRAVGARRLAVPHHRRRLRIHRKSAKRQ, from the coding sequence ATGAAAGTTTTCATCAGTTCGACGTATGATGATTTGAAAGAGTACCGCAAAGCAGCCCATGATGCGCTGGAGCAACTGGGTCTGCATGTGATCTGGATGGAAGCTTTTGGCGCGAGGCCGGTTGAGTCTACGGAAGCTTGTCTTGATGAGATTGACGAATGCGAGTTATTTGTCGGCATTTACGCTCATCGATATAGCTATATCCCGAAAGGATCAAAGGTTTCTATCACTGAGCAGGAGTTTCTTCACGCCGAGACAAATGGCAAACCGATATTTGGTTTCATCGTCGATGAAAACCATTCGTGGCCGCCGAAGTTTATAGAACATAAAAAGAAAGCCAAGCTGGACGGTTTACTTGCCAAAGTAAAACAGCAGCCCGTCGAGTTTTTTACCACGCCCGATAATCTTGCCAATAGCGTTGCATCGTCTGTTGGACGTTATTTTTCCGAGCATAAACCGGCAGATTTCGACTACCAGCAACCCAAGCCAACCGGCAACTCGCTTCCACGAGAGGGATTTTTCGTCGGACGCGAGGCGGAGCGCAAGATCATCGCTGAAGCGCTTTCGCCGGAGTCGCGGACGTGGGGGGCGTTGATCGATGGACCGGGCGGCATCGGCAAGACGACGCTGGCGATCAAGGCCGCGCACGAAGCGCCGGAGGGTTTGTTCGAGCGCAAGATTTTCATATCGGCGAAGGTGCGCGAACTGACGTCGGATGGCGAAAAGCCGCTGACCGACTTTACCCGTCCGACCTGGATTGCGATGCTCGATGAGCTGGGCAGGGAACTCGGCGAAGAGAATCTGGAACGGCTCGCGCCCGATGAACGCCCGAATGTTCTGCGACTGGCGCTGGCGGGCAAAAGGGCGCTGATCGTGTTCGACAATCTGGAAACTCTGCCCGAAGAGGAGCGCATACGTCTGTTCCAGTTCCTCTCGCGCCTGCCCGACGGCAACAAAGCCATCGTCACCTCGCGCCGCCGCACGGACGTGGACGCTCGCATCGTGCGCCTCGACCGGCTGTCTCGTGACGAAGCGATGGAGCTGATCGCTGAATTGGTGAAAAAAATATCCGCGCCTCGAACGCGCCTCGGAGAAAGAGCGCGACGACCTGTACAGCATGACGCACGGCAACCCGCTGCTCATCCGATGGATTGCCGGGCAGTTGGGGCGCGAAGGCTCGCAGTGCCGCACCATCGCCGACGCCTGCGCATTCATCGAAAAAGCGCCAAAAGGCAATGA
- the pscD gene encoding photosystem P840 reaction center protein PscD, with the protein MQPQLSRPQTATNQVRKSVSGPWSGNAVHKAEKYFITSAKRDRNDKLQIELVPASGRRKLSPTPEMIRRLIDGEIEIYVLTTQPDIAIDLGKQVIDMENRYVIDFDKRGVKWTMRDIPVFYRDGKGLCVELDNKIYTLDQFFK; encoded by the coding sequence ATGCAGCCTCAGCTAAGCCGTCCGCAAACCGCCACCAACCAGGTTCGCAAATCTGTTTCCGGCCCATGGTCAGGAAATGCGGTACACAAAGCCGAAAAGTATTTCATCACATCAGCGAAACGCGACCGTAACGACAAGCTCCAGATCGAGCTGGTTCCTGCTTCTGGCCGCCGCAAGCTGTCGCCAACTCCGGAGATGATCCGCAGGCTCATCGATGGCGAGATCGAAATCTACGTCCTCACCACCCAGCCAGACATCGCCATTGATCTTGGCAAACAGGTGATCGACATGGAAAATCGCTACGTTATCGATTTCGACAAGCGCGGCGTCAAGTGGACGATGAGGGATATTCCTGTGTTCTACCGCGATGGCAAGGGCCTGTGCGTCGAGCTTGACAACAAGATCTACACCCTCGACCAGTTCTTCAAATAA
- the ybgF gene encoding tol-pal system protein YbgF, which translates to MMKTRRFLFIPAILLSACASQNDLNYVQGEVSQLKQESQVIKQQSAGSYSEITQYREEIAALRGMLDQQQYDYRASMKRLDMEDSLLVRKTNDLESRIARIEQYLGIESDGSGKSLPPRVMPPPPPVSGAAPGSAADQPKGAASGTTPAAASPATGDALISEGLIKMKKLDFAGARENFNAFMTGNPKSPKVADAQFYLAETYYNEKWYEKAILEYQTVIARYTKSPKRPAALYKQGVSFSKIGDEANAKARYKDVVNLYPQSPEAKLAQKNLEKK; encoded by the coding sequence ATGATGAAAACCAGGCGCTTTTTGTTTATTCCTGCGATTCTACTTTCTGCTTGCGCATCGCAGAACGATCTGAACTACGTTCAGGGAGAAGTTTCACAGCTCAAGCAGGAGTCGCAAGTCATAAAGCAGCAGTCGGCGGGATCCTATTCCGAAATAACCCAGTACCGTGAGGAGATCGCTGCGCTTCGCGGAATGCTCGATCAACAGCAATACGATTATCGAGCCTCGATGAAGAGACTGGATATGGAGGATTCCCTGCTGGTCAGAAAAACCAACGATCTCGAAAGCCGGATTGCAAGAATAGAGCAATATCTCGGTATTGAAAGCGACGGATCAGGCAAGTCCTTGCCGCCGAGGGTGATGCCGCCGCCACCGCCTGTATCGGGTGCAGCTCCCGGGAGCGCGGCTGACCAGCCGAAAGGAGCCGCATCAGGAACGACGCCAGCGGCAGCTTCACCGGCTACCGGCGATGCTTTGATCAGCGAGGGGCTGATCAAGATGAAAAAGCTGGATTTTGCGGGGGCGCGTGAAAACTTCAATGCCTTCATGACCGGCAATCCCAAATCACCGAAAGTAGCCGACGCGCAGTTCTATCTCGCCGAGACCTATTACAACGAAAAATGGTACGAGAAGGCCATCCTCGAATATCAGACTGTGATCGCCAGATATACCAAGAGTCCCAAACGGCCCGCCGCACTCTATAAGCAGGGAGTTTCTTTCTCGAAAATCGGGGATGAGGCCAACGCGAAAGCGCGCTACAAGGATGTAGTCAATCTCTATCCGCAATCTCCGGAAGCGAAACTCGCCCAAAAGAATCTCGAAAAGAAATAG
- the pal gene encoding peptidoglycan-associated lipoprotein Pal: MRHTLAGVIGAALIILAGGCSSKKAATTGDAAGAGYGSGKGSGSGVDVENLDQWGGRGTVIGDVFFDFDSSALSSEAQEQLKQNASWMQKNTRSSVTIEGHCDERGTDEYNIALGERRAEAAQNYLVTLGVSGNRLSVVSFGEEKPFDHGNNEEAWAKNRRAHFVTK; encoded by the coding sequence ATGAGACATACTTTAGCGGGAGTTATTGGAGCTGCCTTGATCATTCTGGCTGGTGGCTGTTCTTCAAAGAAAGCCGCAACGACGGGTGATGCTGCAGGGGCTGGTTATGGATCGGGTAAAGGATCCGGGTCTGGAGTGGATGTGGAAAATCTTGACCAGTGGGGAGGGCGTGGTACTGTCATCGGTGATGTTTTCTTCGATTTCGACAGTTCTGCCCTGAGTTCTGAAGCACAGGAGCAGTTGAAACAGAATGCATCCTGGATGCAGAAGAATACTCGCAGTTCGGTGACCATCGAGGGTCATTGCGACGAGCGCGGCACCGACGAGTACAACATCGCCCTCGGTGAGCGACGCGCCGAGGCGGCTCAGAACTATCTGGTCACCCTTGGCGTCAGCGGCAATCGACTTTCGGTTGTCAGTTTTGGCGAAGAGAAGCCTTTCGATCACGGTAACAACGAAGAGGCTTGGGCAAAGAACAGAAGAGCCCACTTCGTCACGAAGTAA
- the pal gene encoding peptidoglycan-associated lipoprotein Pal — MNFMTNIKKITKRAMYVPAMLLLGACCTTQPEAVKPLPPPPAPVAPLGDIFFDFDRSGVTSEGDVQLKKNAEWMAANMGKSVVIEGHCDERGTSEYNMALGQRRADSAMDAMVSLGADQARMTAISYGEEKPFDTGHNEAEWSQNRRAHFVEK; from the coding sequence ATGAATTTTATGACAAACATTAAAAAGATCACCAAAAGGGCGATGTATGTTCCGGCAATGCTGCTTCTTGGCGCATGCTGCACCACCCAACCCGAAGCGGTAAAGCCGCTACCTCCGCCGCCAGCGCCAGTAGCGCCACTGGGCGATATTTTCTTTGACTTCGATCGATCCGGCGTCACCTCCGAAGGCGATGTTCAGCTTAAAAAGAATGCTGAGTGGATGGCCGCCAATATGGGCAAGAGTGTCGTTATTGAGGGACATTGCGATGAGCGGGGCACGTCGGAATATAACATGGCTCTCGGCCAGCGCAGAGCTGATTCCGCCATGGACGCCATGGTGAGCCTCGGCGCCGATCAAGCCCGTATGACCGCGATCAGTTACGGCGAAGAAAAACCGTTCGATACCGGTCATAACGAAGCCGAATGGTCACAAAACAGAAGAGCGCATTTTGTAGAGAAGTAA
- the tolB gene encoding Tol-Pal system beta propeller repeat protein TolB, whose product MRRTRISFASLCLVLFGLLLMPLTLMAEEVGEYIAIRKAGASRIAIVLDKTAAQGEKESAWANSLNATIKGGLDFTGLFNLMPAPLNIRNSQDGTLNLASIASVGGDIYAGGSVTKKSGKPVLEMQVFDASGKSLLRRNYSGEESQLRAIGLRFCADLVELLTGKRSVFGTKIVFVSNRTGNKEVYMCDFDGENVVQLTGSRSISLTPAVSPDGNYLAWTDYTSGKPDLYIKNLATGAKVSVNKHGVSISPAWRPGTNTLATTLSYQGDQELYLIRADGTIDRRLTNSKGIDVSPSFSPDGSKMAFVSTRQGGPQIFVQDIGSGQVRRLTYSGTYNTQPSWSPNGDKILYSSMQKNGEINIFTIGVDGSGMLQLTSGSRNNEYPSWSPDGSMIVFSSTRDGRRKLYVMNADGTNQKPLLRMQGEQQQPSWSVNK is encoded by the coding sequence ATGAGACGCACCAGAATTTCATTCGCCTCCCTTTGCCTCGTGCTGTTCGGCTTGCTGCTCATGCCCCTTACGCTCATGGCCGAAGAGGTTGGCGAATACATCGCTATCCGGAAAGCGGGGGCCAGCAGGATCGCCATCGTCCTCGATAAAACAGCCGCCCAAGGAGAGAAGGAGTCCGCATGGGCCAACAGTCTCAACGCCACCATCAAGGGGGGACTCGATTTCACCGGCTTGTTCAATCTGATGCCCGCTCCGCTCAACATCAGAAATTCTCAGGACGGCACGCTCAATCTTGCCTCAATAGCATCTGTTGGCGGCGATATTTACGCGGGGGGAAGCGTTACGAAGAAATCGGGCAAGCCTGTTCTCGAAATGCAGGTTTTCGATGCTTCCGGCAAGTCGCTGCTCCGTCGTAACTATTCCGGCGAGGAGAGCCAGCTTCGGGCGATCGGGTTGCGGTTCTGCGCCGATCTTGTCGAGCTGCTCACTGGCAAGCGCTCCGTATTCGGCACCAAAATCGTTTTCGTCTCCAATCGCACAGGGAACAAAGAGGTTTACATGTGCGACTTCGACGGAGAGAATGTCGTGCAACTTACCGGTTCGCGGTCGATCTCTCTTACGCCCGCCGTTTCTCCAGATGGCAATTATCTTGCATGGACGGATTACACGAGCGGCAAACCCGATCTCTATATCAAAAATCTCGCCACCGGCGCTAAAGTCTCGGTCAACAAGCACGGCGTGAGCATCAGCCCGGCATGGCGGCCAGGCACGAACACCCTTGCCACGACCCTCTCGTACCAGGGCGATCAGGAGCTTTATCTCATCAGGGCGGATGGCACGATTGACCGCCGGTTGACCAACAGCAAAGGGATCGACGTCTCGCCGAGCTTTTCTCCAGATGGCTCGAAAATGGCTTTTGTTTCGACCAGGCAGGGCGGCCCGCAGATTTTCGTGCAGGATATTGGCAGCGGCCAGGTTCGCCGCCTGACCTATAGCGGCACCTACAATACCCAGCCATCATGGTCTCCAAATGGTGATAAAATATTGTATTCATCTATGCAAAAGAATGGCGAAATCAATATATTTACGATAGGTGTCGATGGGTCAGGTATGCTGCAACTGACCAGTGGGTCGAGAAATAACGAGTATCCATCATGGTCGCCCGATGGAAGCATGATTGTTTTTTCATCGACCCGGGATGGGAGACGAAAGCTTTATGTCATGAACGCGGACGGTACCAACCAAAAGCCGTTACTCCGTATGCAGGGGGAGCAGCAGCAGCCATCATGGTCTGTCAATAAATAA
- a CDS encoding energy transducer TonB — translation MQSRDELRQEERRLYTWIGIAAAAHVAVIAAVVAFQLLYVRMHPPLKIVSVSLVQMPGLPGPAGGPKSAEAPVAAVEKQPENPEPAGAKKIAESPPPQPAKKIPEPAAVKKIPEKPPLKTPVKASEPTPKKQSAADERKNLQAALERLKTNTAARKTETGKTSASAPSNLSSTLASLQKKVAGGGGPASFGSGSGAGGGRYGSGGGGAFDPYKAKIAGIIQNNWEFSSRMIRSTSGMEVYVSLLILPDGSVSQIRYDRKSSSEYLNNSVKNALARSVPFPALPREYGAKGMWVGFVFTPQGIGL, via the coding sequence ATGCAGAGCAGGGATGAACTGAGGCAGGAAGAGCGGCGGCTTTACACCTGGATTGGCATTGCTGCGGCGGCGCACGTGGCGGTCATTGCCGCTGTCGTTGCATTCCAGCTTCTCTATGTCCGGATGCATCCGCCGCTGAAAATCGTAAGCGTCTCGCTGGTGCAGATGCCGGGCCTTCCCGGTCCCGCCGGCGGGCCGAAAAGTGCCGAAGCGCCTGTGGCTGCCGTCGAAAAGCAGCCGGAAAACCCCGAACCGGCGGGTGCCAAAAAGATTGCCGAGTCGCCACCGCCTCAACCTGCCAAAAAGATTCCCGAACCTGCGGCGGTCAAGAAAATTCCAGAAAAGCCTCCACTCAAAACTCCGGTCAAGGCTTCCGAACCGACCCCGAAGAAGCAGAGCGCGGCTGACGAACGCAAAAATCTTCAGGCGGCGCTCGAACGGCTCAAGACAAATACCGCCGCGCGGAAAACCGAGACGGGCAAAACTTCGGCATCGGCTCCGAGCAATCTCAGCAGTACGCTGGCCAGTCTTCAGAAAAAAGTGGCCGGCGGCGGCGGTCCCGCCAGTTTCGGTTCCGGCTCGGGGGCGGGTGGCGGCCGCTACGGCAGCGGCGGCGGGGGAGCGTTCGATCCCTACAAGGCAAAAATCGCCGGAATCATCCAGAACAATTGGGAGTTTTCAAGCCGGATGATTCGAAGCACCTCGGGAATGGAGGTCTATGTCTCCCTGCTGATTCTGCCGGACGGCTCGGTCAGCCAGATACGCTATGACCGGAAATCATCAAGCGAATATCTGAACAATTCCGTCAAGAATGCGCTGGCAAGATCGGTGCCATTTCCTGCCTTGCCGAGAGAATATGGGGCCAAGGGAATGTGGGTAGGCTTTGTCTTTACCCCGCAAGGGATTGGCCTCTGA
- the tolR gene encoding protein TolR gives MMTGQKTRLMSEINVTPFVDVMLVLLVIFMVTAPMMSSGMKVEVPQTTHERMDIDSRGLVVSVDASRRIMINDYQLDASEIAERLPKILESMKGEEVYLKADRTLPYGFVMSVMASIREAGVEKIGMVTEPSAPDSQKR, from the coding sequence ATGATGACCGGACAAAAAACCAGGCTCATGAGCGAGATCAACGTGACGCCTTTCGTGGACGTCATGCTGGTTCTGCTCGTGATTTTCATGGTGACCGCGCCCATGATGAGCAGTGGCATGAAGGTCGAGGTGCCGCAGACGACGCATGAGCGTATGGATATCGACTCCAGGGGACTCGTGGTGAGCGTCGATGCGTCGAGGAGGATCATGATCAACGATTATCAGCTCGATGCCTCCGAAATCGCCGAGCGCCTGCCGAAAATTCTCGAATCAATGAAGGGCGAAGAGGTCTATCTGAAGGCTGACAGGACACTGCCGTACGGTTTCGTCATGTCGGTCATGGCCTCCATCCGTGAGGCGGGAGTGGAAAAGATCGGCATGGTCACCGAACCGTCGGCGCCAGACAGCCAGAAACGATGA
- the tolQ gene encoding protein TolQ, whose protein sequence is MFEHTNGGIFSLIAGSGPVVVMVLLVLLAFSVISWAIIAWKFGFVRKSMRESQDFLDSFFDLQNADKLFAASESYRNGSLPRVFRAGYIEYSAMRDRSASGVKERIALAVKREVNAESKRLTRMVPFLATVGNTAPFIGLFGTVWGIMSSFQNIGLMKSASLAAVAPGISEALVATATGLVAAIPAVMGYNYFTQQIGQIERDMEDFAPDFVDSLLNQ, encoded by the coding sequence ATGTTTGAACATACCAATGGCGGAATTTTCTCGCTGATTGCCGGATCCGGGCCAGTGGTGGTGATGGTGCTGCTCGTGCTGCTCGCGTTTTCCGTCATATCCTGGGCGATCATTGCCTGGAAGTTCGGATTCGTGAGGAAGTCGATGAGGGAGTCCCAGGATTTTCTGGACTCGTTTTTCGACTTGCAGAATGCAGACAAGCTCTTCGCGGCGAGCGAAAGCTACCGCAACGGCTCGCTGCCGAGGGTGTTCCGAGCCGGATACATCGAGTACAGCGCGATGCGTGACCGCTCTGCGTCGGGCGTGAAGGAACGCATTGCGCTCGCAGTCAAGCGCGAGGTCAACGCCGAGAGCAAGCGCCTGACCCGCATGGTGCCGTTTCTGGCGACCGTGGGCAACACCGCTCCATTCATCGGCCTGTTCGGCACCGTCTGGGGTATCATGAGCTCTTTCCAGAATATCGGCCTCATGAAGTCCGCCTCGCTCGCCGCGGTCGCTCCCGGCATCTCCGAAGCGCTCGTGGCCACGGCGACCGGCCTTGTCGCGGCGATTCCCGCCGTCATGGGGTACAACTACTTCACCCAGCAGATCGGTCAGATAGAGCGCGACATGGAAGATTTCGCCCCGGACTTCGTCGATTCACTGCTCAATCAGTAA
- a CDS encoding DUF92 domain-containing protein yields the protein MVNIQSPSPQDMPSFFLLLTLIGFFLVLGELLARKFSVNPLVVRKVIHLCMGVVMFFIPSYFISSLYPLLTALLFAGVGLLSLKAGFLKSLHGEPVVTQEGETVVSYGPVLFPLAFALQALFLWGEHVWILQTSMLTLGVSDALAALVGAGAGGRHIENLTKSRKSVEGSIAMFFSSLVILSVSLFVFRDAFTGGLIGQPASMLFTLALLLALLVTAVEALLSWGLDNFFIPLAIAYVLYVIDVNSMVTIDGFLLGGLFALFMAIFSIKVKFLDNSGATATFLLGTTIFGIGGLVWTVPMLTFYLLSSVLSKLGHKRKAKFDLVFEKGSQRDAGQVYANGGVAWIMMVIYSLTGDPYIFFAYLGTLAAVQADTWATEIGTMWPNAKARLITTFKDVPVGTSGGVSIPGTSASFIGSLLICSSAVLLNVSWISQVGIVQSLLVIGFSGLFAGLVDSFFGATVQAQYFDPIRQKVTERTHSVAPDGSRVSNELLKGYHFVNNDLVNTLCAISGSAVAYMVVRNLVSL from the coding sequence ATGGTGAATATCCAGTCTCCCTCTCCGCAGGATATGCCTTCATTTTTTTTGCTTCTGACTCTTATCGGCTTTTTTCTGGTGCTTGGCGAGCTTCTCGCCAGAAAGTTCAGCGTCAATCCGCTTGTCGTCAGAAAGGTGATTCACCTCTGCATGGGGGTGGTGATGTTTTTCATCCCATCCTATTTTATCTCAAGTCTTTATCCGCTGCTTACCGCGCTTCTGTTCGCCGGGGTTGGCCTGCTGAGCCTCAAGGCGGGGTTTCTGAAGTCATTGCATGGCGAGCCTGTCGTCACGCAAGAGGGTGAAACGGTAGTCAGTTACGGCCCGGTGCTTTTTCCGCTGGCCTTTGCGCTGCAAGCGCTGTTTCTCTGGGGGGAGCATGTCTGGATTCTCCAGACCTCGATGCTGACGCTTGGCGTTAGCGACGCCCTTGCGGCGCTGGTGGGCGCGGGGGCCGGCGGACGTCATATAGAGAATCTGACCAAGAGCAGGAAGAGCGTCGAAGGTTCGATAGCCATGTTCTTCTCAAGCCTCGTCATTCTTTCAGTCTCTCTCTTTGTTTTCCGTGATGCCTTTACCGGCGGCCTCATCGGCCAGCCGGCCTCGATGCTTTTCACCCTGGCACTGCTTCTGGCGCTGCTGGTAACGGCTGTCGAGGCGCTGCTCTCCTGGGGTCTCGACAACTTTTTCATACCGCTCGCCATCGCCTACGTGCTCTACGTGATCGATGTCAACAGCATGGTGACCATCGACGGCTTTCTGCTCGGCGGGCTTTTCGCGCTGTTCATGGCAATATTTTCGATCAAGGTCAAGTTTCTCGACAACAGCGGCGCGACGGCGACCTTTCTGCTCGGAACGACCATTTTCGGCATCGGCGGTCTCGTCTGGACCGTGCCGATGCTGACCTTCTATCTCCTCTCCTCCGTTCTCTCCAAGCTCGGCCACAAGCGCAAGGCGAAGTTCGATCTGGTGTTCGAGAAGGGTTCCCAGCGCGATGCAGGGCAAGTCTACGCCAATGGCGGCGTTGCCTGGATCATGATGGTGATCTACTCTTTGACCGGCGACCCGTATATATTTTTTGCTTATCTCGGCACCCTCGCCGCCGTGCAGGCCGACACCTGGGCGACCGAAATCGGCACCATGTGGCCCAATGCCAAGGCCCGTCTCATCACCACTTTCAAGGATGTGCCGGTGGGAACTTCGGGCGGCGTCTCCATACCCGGCACCTCGGCGTCGTTCATCGGCTCCCTGCTCATCTGTTCGAGCGCCGTGCTCCTGAATGTTTCGTGGATCAGCCAGGTTGGTATCGTGCAATCCCTTCTGGTCATAGGTTTTTCCGGTCTTTTCGCCGGTCTGGTGGACAGCTTTTTCGGCGCGACGGTGCAGGCGCAGTACTTCGATCCCATCCGCCAGAAGGTGACGGAGCGGACGCACAGCGTCGCGCCCGACGGCAGCCGCGTGTCGAACGAGCTGCTCAAGGGGTATCATTTTGTAAACAACGATCTGGTCAATACATTGTGTGCTATATCGGGTTCTGCCGTCGCATATATGGTTGTAAGGAATCTGGTCTCTTTATAA